In Pleurocapsa sp. PCC 7319, the following are encoded in one genomic region:
- a CDS encoding glycosyltransferase family 4 protein → MISETLTASTIKSQNKATRIAMLFQGAGHYWQPILSEFTSLFPQTTIFTPSWPGFLPGFENSIEVIQVGKVKIVSKDKSAKGYSHSFSYLSPRIIIHLLKYQPEVVFSTAFSVWTLLASIFKIIFRWRTVVVFDGSTPGVDRLDSRLRFLVRRLIVSLTDAFITNTDAGKEYLTKVLRVDESRVFVRPYLIPHPKTYAQNSLDLKLDGAKLQRPIFICVGKLIPRKGLLELLKACYLLQAQGYEDYSLLLIGKGWQRQELEEFIKTHNLTEQVQFLGNVEYEQMGNYYQQADIFVFPTLEDVWGLVTIEAMMFGKPILCSKWAGSAEIVEEGKNGYIFDPHTPEKLAELMSQFIDRPDLINKMGEKSQQIMTNHQPEAVSQFMAEVVNFVEQKYS, encoded by the coding sequence ATGATTAGCGAAACTTTAACTGCATCGACTATCAAAAGTCAGAATAAAGCTACTCGTATTGCCATGCTCTTTCAAGGAGCAGGTCATTACTGGCAACCGATCTTAAGTGAATTTACCAGCTTGTTTCCTCAGACAACTATTTTTACTCCTTCTTGGCCAGGTTTTCTTCCTGGATTTGAAAATTCGATTGAGGTCATACAGGTAGGAAAAGTAAAAATTGTTTCTAAAGATAAATCCGCCAAAGGTTACAGTCATTCCTTTTCTTACTTGTCTCCTCGCATTATTATTCATTTGTTAAAGTATCAACCTGAAGTAGTATTTTCCACTGCTTTTTCTGTCTGGACTCTTTTAGCTTCAATTTTTAAAATTATCTTTAGGTGGCGTACAGTCGTTGTTTTTGATGGTAGTACCCCAGGGGTAGATCGTCTAGATTCTAGACTACGTTTCTTAGTACGACGTTTGATCGTTAGCCTAACAGATGCTTTTATCACCAATACTGATGCTGGCAAAGAGTATCTAACTAAAGTACTTAGAGTTGATGAGAGTCGAGTTTTTGTTCGTCCTTACCTCATACCTCATCCCAAAACTTACGCTCAAAATTCCTTAGACTTAAAGTTAGATGGAGCAAAATTACAACGTCCGATCTTTATTTGTGTAGGGAAACTCATTCCCAGAAAAGGATTATTAGAATTATTAAAAGCCTGTTATCTTCTGCAAGCTCAAGGATATGAAGATTACTCTCTACTGCTTATTGGCAAGGGATGGCAGCGTCAAGAACTCGAAGAATTTATCAAGACTCATAATCTAACAGAACAAGTCCAGTTTTTGGGTAATGTCGAATACGAACAGATGGGCAACTATTATCAGCAAGCAGACATTTTTGTCTTTCCTACCTTAGAAGATGTCTGGGGCTTGGTTACGATTGAAGCGATGATGTTTGGCAAACCTATTCTTTGTTCAAAATGGGCGGGAAGCGCCGAAATAGTCGAAGAAGGTAAAAATGGCTATATCTTCGATCCTCATACTCCAGAGAAACTAGCCGAATTAATGAGTCAATTTATCGATCGCCCTGATTTAATCAACAAAATGGGTGAAAAATCCCAACAAATTATGACCAATCACCAGCCAGAAGCAGTATCTCAATTTATGGCTGAAGTTGTTAATTTTGTGGAGCAAAAGTATTCATAA
- a CDS encoding glycosyltransferase, whose protein sequence is MFTKQFSRDNSLHRFGTKPNVSVGQKQLMLFDLVVGGHHGSYIQHLVEYWVNQNLSSKLHIVVSPRFLERHADVAELISEHSLENINLVVITSEEEAALNSNGSKIKRSLRAIREWNLLCKYAKSLEATHCLIMYFDTCWLPLVLGKKAPCDFSGIYFRPTLHYRNFADYSASGNEKLPRWREKLTLTRILGHSQLQTLFCIDPFAPKFIEDQFQSSVQVLPLADPVKMDCDSKLPLKDLKDKLGIEANRKVFLLFGALTGRKGVNQLLESISFLPPELCRQICFLIVGEGNQQLIEAQAASICQTKPLQVISHCQFVPEEDVPKYFQLSDFVLAPYQRHIGMSGILLLAAAAQKPILSSNYGLMGELVRRYCLGLAVDSTVPREIANGIAECLHKSPEQLGDRQQMLAFAEQNSVERFAQVIFEHLAG, encoded by the coding sequence ATGTTTACAAAACAATTTAGTCGTGACAATTCACTCCATCGATTTGGAACAAAACCCAATGTGTCCGTTGGTCAAAAACAATTGATGTTATTCGATCTCGTGGTAGGCGGTCATCACGGCAGCTATATTCAACACTTGGTTGAATATTGGGTTAATCAAAATTTATCGAGCAAACTGCATATTGTCGTTTCACCTCGGTTTTTGGAAAGACACGCAGATGTAGCAGAGCTAATTTCTGAACATAGTTTAGAGAACATTAATTTGGTCGTAATTACATCAGAGGAAGAAGCTGCTTTAAACTCCAATGGCTCGAAAATCAAGCGTAGTTTGAGGGCTATCAGGGAATGGAATTTACTTTGTAAGTATGCCAAATCATTAGAAGCTACTCATTGTCTAATCATGTATTTTGATACCTGTTGGCTGCCTCTAGTTCTTGGTAAAAAAGCTCCTTGTGACTTTTCTGGTATTTACTTTAGACCCACACTGCACTATCGCAATTTTGCTGACTATTCAGCCTCTGGGAATGAAAAATTGCCACGATGGCGAGAGAAACTCACTTTAACTCGGATTTTGGGTCACTCTCAATTGCAAACATTATTTTGTATCGATCCTTTTGCGCCTAAATTCATTGAAGATCAATTTCAAAGTAGCGTACAAGTTTTACCTCTAGCCGATCCTGTAAAAATGGATTGCGACTCAAAGTTGCCGTTAAAAGATTTAAAGGACAAACTGGGTATTGAAGCCAACAGAAAAGTATTTCTTTTGTTTGGCGCACTGACAGGACGCAAGGGTGTTAATCAATTATTAGAGTCTATTTCTTTTTTACCACCTGAGTTATGTCGACAAATTTGTTTTTTAATTGTGGGCGAAGGCAATCAACAGCTAATTGAAGCTCAAGCAGCAAGTATTTGTCAAACCAAACCCTTACAGGTTATCAGTCATTGCCAATTTGTCCCCGAAGAAGATGTCCCCAAATATTTTCAACTATCAGATTTTGTATTAGCACCTTATCAGAGGCATATAGGTATGAGTGGCATTTTACTCTTAGCTGCTGCTGCACAGAAACCCATACTTAGTTCTAACTACGGACTAATGGGGGAACTGGTGCGACGATACTGTCTTGGCTTGGCTGTTGATTCAACTGTACCCAGAGAAATTGCTAATGGTATAGCTGAATGTTTGCACAAATCTCCAGAACAATTAGGCGATCGCCAACAAATGCTGGCTTTTGCCGAACAAAATTCCGTCGAGCGCTTTGCTCAAGTAATTTTTGAGCATTTGGCAGGTTGA
- a CDS encoding glycosyltransferase family 4 protein — MKILHVASSEGSGAGRAALRIHQGLLAEAVNSSAIVLYKKSDDLSVSSLNKTTSFYKQAQDKLSKRITKKFFNCDTIFSANYTPSLILKEIKERNADVVNLHWIGREFFKIEELTKVQTPLIWTLQDMWPFTGGCHYSEDCDRYTKSCGACPQLGGNKERDLSRWIWERKTKAWQDLDLTIVAPSNWIADCAKSSSLFRDRRVEVIPFCLDTDKYKPVDRKIARELLSLPQDKQLILFGAFSSTTDERKGFQLLVPALQSLNQDGWGESVELLVFGASQPKEPIELGFKANYLGRFDDDVSLSLLYSAADVMIVPSIQESFGQTASESLACGTPVVAFDATGLKDIVDHQQNGYLAKPYEVEDLAQGIAWVLEDRERHQKLRINAREKAIASFRLELQARRYSSLYEEILTTSKHQSIRQSVTAI, encoded by the coding sequence ATGAAAATACTTCATGTGGCATCATCTGAAGGTTCGGGAGCAGGTCGAGCTGCTTTACGGATACATCAAGGACTATTAGCTGAAGCTGTAAATTCATCAGCTATCGTACTATACAAAAAATCAGACGATCTATCCGTCAGCTCTTTAAACAAAACCACTAGTTTTTATAAACAGGCTCAAGATAAATTATCGAAGCGAATTACCAAAAAGTTTTTTAATTGCGACACTATTTTTTCGGCAAACTATACTCCTTCTTTGATTCTAAAAGAGATTAAAGAAAGAAATGCCGATGTGGTTAATCTTCATTGGATTGGGCGAGAATTTTTTAAAATAGAAGAACTGACAAAAGTACAAACTCCCTTAATCTGGACTTTGCAAGATATGTGGCCATTTACTGGGGGATGCCATTATAGCGAAGATTGCGATCGCTATACTAAATCCTGTGGTGCTTGTCCTCAGCTTGGGGGTAACAAAGAGCGAGATCTATCTCGTTGGATCTGGGAGCGCAAAACAAAAGCTTGGCAGGATTTAGACTTAACAATTGTTGCTCCTAGTAACTGGATCGCCGACTGTGCTAAGTCTAGTTCCCTATTTCGCGATCGCCGAGTGGAAGTAATTCCTTTCTGTCTCGATACCGATAAATACAAACCAGTTGATCGCAAAATAGCGAGGGAGTTACTAAGTTTACCTCAAGATAAACAACTAATTCTGTTTGGTGCATTTAGCTCCACCACAGATGAGAGAAAGGGATTTCAGCTTTTAGTTCCCGCTTTACAAAGTCTTAATCAGGATGGTTGGGGAGAATCAGTAGAGTTATTAGTCTTTGGTGCTTCTCAACCAAAAGAACCGATTGAGTTAGGTTTTAAGGCTAATTACTTAGGAAGATTTGATGATGATGTTTCATTGTCTCTTCTGTACTCGGCTGCTGACGTAATGATAGTACCGTCGATTCAAGAATCTTTTGGACAAACTGCTTCCGAATCTTTGGCTTGCGGTACTCCTGTAGTTGCTTTTGATGCTACGGGACTAAAAGACATTGTGGATCATCAGCAAAATGGTTACTTGGCTAAACCTTACGAAGTAGAAGACTTAGCTCAAGGAATCGCTTGGGTTTTAGAAGATAGGGAACGTCATCAAAAACTGCGTATTAATGCTAGAGAAAAAGCGATTGCTTCGTTCCGCTTGGAATTACAGGCTCGACGTTATTCATCTCTCTACGAGGAAATTTTAACTACAAGCAAACATCAATCTATCAGGCAGTCTGTAACTGCTATTTAA
- a CDS encoding glycosyltransferase: MTSDRLLPAIVVVAFKRPLALQRLLKTIARANYDTYEEIPLIISIDQGNCRETARVARDFVWKHGTKKVIEHQENLGLRRHIISCGDLAEEYGAVIILEDDLLVSPEFYCYTVEAIAFYHDRSEIGGISLYSYDFNEYAETKFIPLEDGYDNYFIQTASSWGQAWTWKQWSNFKQWYDAVPNTAAVDKIAPHKLTEWSENSWKKYFIKYLISQNKYFIYPRISLSTNSGDSGTNHGGGGNFQVSLLLGYKRYNFSNLQQSLSIYDSHYEIKASCLKKLNPKLIDIDFECDFYGTKTIKNVQSDHLLSIKECSHPLSQYALSLIPQELNIIFSLPGNCFSLGKIQDFQNIKFSHTVTQLKYLHKNLGWARYKNILKQAFIDLITRKINKLTTKKI, encoded by the coding sequence ATGACTAGCGATCGCTTATTACCTGCAATTGTAGTTGTTGCTTTTAAAAGACCATTAGCCCTACAACGTTTACTTAAAACTATTGCCAGGGCAAATTATGATACTTATGAAGAAATTCCTCTCATTATTAGTATCGATCAAGGGAATTGTCGTGAAACTGCTAGAGTTGCCCGTGATTTTGTCTGGAAACATGGTACTAAAAAAGTTATTGAACACCAAGAAAATCTGGGCTTACGTCGGCATATTATTTCTTGTGGCGATCTAGCGGAAGAGTACGGTGCAGTAATTATTTTAGAAGATGATTTACTGGTATCTCCAGAATTTTATTGTTATACGGTGGAAGCGATCGCTTTCTACCACGATCGCTCAGAAATTGGCGGTATTTCTCTTTATTCTTATGACTTTAATGAATATGCTGAAACAAAATTCATCCCTTTAGAAGATGGTTATGACAATTACTTTATTCAAACTGCCTCTTCTTGGGGACAAGCATGGACTTGGAAACAATGGTCAAATTTTAAACAATGGTATGATGCTGTGCCTAATACCGCAGCTGTAGATAAAATTGCCCCCCATAAACTAACTGAATGGTCAGAAAATTCTTGGAAAAAATATTTTATTAAATACCTGATCTCTCAAAATAAATATTTTATCTATCCGCGAATTTCTTTATCAACTAATTCAGGTGATAGCGGCACAAATCATGGAGGAGGAGGAAATTTTCAAGTTTCACTATTATTAGGTTATAAAAGATATAACTTTAGTAATTTACAACAATCTTTATCCATTTATGATAGCCATTATGAAATCAAAGCTTCCTGTCTCAAAAAGTTAAATCCCAAACTAATAGATATTGATTTTGAATGCGATTTTTATGGTACTAAAACGATAAAAAACGTTCAATCTGATCATCTATTATCAATTAAAGAATGCTCACACCCATTATCACAATATGCCCTTTCTCTTATACCTCAAGAACTAAATATTATTTTTTCCTTACCAGGAAACTGTTTTAGCTTAGGTAAAATTCAAGACTTTCAAAATATCAAATTTTCTCACACAGTTACCCAGTTAAAATACCTCCATAAAAATTTAGGTTGGGCAAGGTATAAAAATATATTAAAACAAGCTTTTATTGATTTAATTACTCGCAAAATAAATAAATTAACTACTAAAAAAATTTAG